CAGATGTGTCCGCTGGTGTGACCACGGACGCCGAGGCTGAAGCTGTGTCACGAGTTATTGAAAGAGAAAATACAGTAATTAAGTCATCATTTTACTACTTCACTGAGGAGATGCAAACAAAAACTGGTTCACATCAAACTGAGCAGTGACGCTACATTCAGGAAATCAAAAATCGATCAAGCTCATCCACACAACTCATGCAACTTATATCACTCAGCCTACACAGAGAGCAAAATGCAAATAGGCAATcaacaagaacaaaacattaCACGATCATGTGAAAACATGTAATGGGATGCTCGGCGCTCGTTTAACGTGAACGTAACACCGTCTTAAAATTAATGCTTTACCTATTAAcaattattcattttaaaaggaTATTGATAATTAGATCTTAACGACGATTCAGTTATTTACAATACTGTCAGTCATTAAAGTACTGTTTACATCTATTTGTGTGCTCGATTTTTCCTATCAGACCTCTGACGCGGCGTGAACGCTGCACTTAAGTAAAACGCTACATCAGTGTCAGCTAAACGAAAACAATCTCACCATTAGTCGTGGCCGCAGAGATGCTGCTGACGCTGGTTGCCGTGCTGTCATTCGCGATACAATTACTTGGAGTCGAGGATGTCGTGGAAGGAACTCCCGTCGTTACAGACTGATTCACGTTGTCTATGTTCATGGTGATGTTAGCTAACGCGCTAACCTTAGCTAGCTAGGCACAGAGAGATGtccaaatatgtaaaaaaaaataggcgaCTCCGTGCTGTTCAGCTGCACGGTCGATCCTCTGCAATACTGTACGTCGTTGGTTAAAGCTATTTCAACACTCAGAAGAAAATTAAGTCGTAAAGCTTAGTTGAGAGCTGAGTTGTTTTCGGCTATCATGCAGCGGAAAGCTCAGCCTCAGACTCGAGCGAGCCTAAATCGCGTCATGTGACACGAGCTGCACCGGGATGTGACGAAGATAGCCGAAATGACCCGAAGATGCATTTACAGCCGGTTGGTTCGTTCAAAGCTCACGTCGCTATGGTTTCATTCTAGAGTGGGAGGCgtcaaaaacataaaactttaaaatagcGATAAACAGGGAAATTGCTCATTGTTGTTACGATACCGAAATTATGCACGATATCACATTTGTAAGAAACGTTTTCCAGATAGAAACCTTTAGCTTCAAATGCATTCATGCGGTATTTTAAAACTAGGGTTTGTTTTCCTCAATGTAGTAGTGTTTTCAGAGCAGTAATTAATTCCAACAAAATGTAAAGtactgaagaagaagaggaggaggaggaggagcagaagaagaagaagaagaggaggaggagcagaatcCGGATGTCATGAGCGTAGCAGGAGGATGTACTGCGTACACTGCCACAGCTGATTCCCTGAAGTTGGAGATTCCGGATGTCCGTGAACGCAGCAGGAGGATCCTCACTTGACTCCAGTCTGCTGCTTCGAGCTGGAGGTAAATCATCGTTTTCCGCTCTGAGAAGTGAAACAGGCATTTTTCTAGTACACAGGGGTAAACTGTCAGGCGTTTTGGAATACTCTTGTTTTGTGTACGCTTGCTGGAGAGATTAGACCAACGCAGAAGAGGCTGTGGCTGCCGTATGGGACACAGCAGGTACAGATAAACTCACGTGATTACCAGAAGTAATCTCTAACATATTGTAATAGATCACACTTCTTCACGCGCTTACTATATCTGTTAACATCAGTTCTTATTTGAGTTGTTGGTCCACCACCGTCACGGTGCGGGTCTGACCTGTAACCCaggtgtgtatatgtatgtgtgtgtttgtgttttgcagctCTCATGTTGACAGAATGGCTTCTCCAGTCAGTGTTATCGTGGTGGGAGCTGGTTGCAGAGGAGAGAACTACTCCATGTTTGCCTCCATTCACCCTCAACGCATGAAGGTAAGAAGAAGGAGGAAtccatcaggaaacactccagtGGACAGTgctgtgtgtctttctttttgATTTAAAGTAAAATATTAAGATTTTCGTAAATGAAATCACCTTAAGTAGGAAAATCTGTAACAGCCAGTACAACCACATTGCattctatttttatatttctgggTTGCAGGATACTGGAGCCAATCCAAGCAAATAATGAGCAAAGACAGACTCCACCAGTTCATTGTTTAGCATGTTCAAACAGAACATTTTTAAACTCTACACAAAAAGTCCAGACCCAGATTCAAACCCCCAGCAGACTGTCCTTTTCAAGTGTTGACCTTGAGTCTGACTGATTTGGTTTCAAGTCCAAGTTCAAAGTTCAAGTTGCTGTGTCAACCAAGGTGGTGACCAGACATATATTGACTTGTActcatgtgtttttctttttgtgtgtctgtgcttcaCTCTGTTTgtcatccatcttctttatttctttacacaACTGAGGTTCACAtcgggtgaaggcagggtatTCATTAGACAGGTCGCCAGTCGATTACAGAGGAAACTCAGAGATGGACAGACATTCACTTTCACATGCAACTAATTGTGAACCCACACAAGCATGCAGAGCATCCACAGTCCACACAGGCAGGACTGTAAGCTCTGAATCAGTCCTGAGACAAGAGTGCCAGCTACCAGACCTCTGTGCAGAGCCAGCATTCTTACTCATTTTGTTTACTCACTTTTGCTCTTTCAGGTTGTTGCAGTGGCTGATCCGAGGAAGTTTGCTCGCACCAAACTCCAGAAGCAGCACAAAATCGcagatgaaaatgtgtttgagggTGAGCATTAGCAGGGAAAACAAATTGCACTGAGTTTTAGTTGGTTGTATTTTGCACTCAGCTGTTGAATTATTTGACTGTGTCTCCAGACTGGCACAGGGTCATTGAAAGAGACAAGTTTGCAGATGCTGTGTGCGTTTGCACTCCAGATCGTCTTCATAAGGTAAACATACAAGAGAATTTCCGTGAATATTTAGATCTCAGTATTAAATTGGAAATTTCCTTGTGGTAAACTAGCTTTTGTTTCTCAGGAACCTGCTGTGGCCTTTGCAAAGAAGGGCTACCATGTTCTTCTAGAGAAACCAATGGCAGTGAGTGTTTCCTAAAGTATTAGCGTTACCCTTCCCTACCTTTTAGAATTGAAATATTCCTGTTTTGTAGATGACTCCGCTTTTCACTCCACCCACTTATGATTCGTTCTCTTCAGCTCAGTAACATTCAGAGCTTTTTGCATGTTGTCTCTCCGTGACTTTAGACCACTGCAGAAGACTGCAGGGAGATCGTGGAGGCGTGCACTCAGAGCGGAGTGATACTGTCTGTGGGCCACGTTCTCCGGTACGATCCACTCATTCGCATGATAAAGGTGAACTGTCTTTGTTATTAAATTTGAAAAACAGACTGTCTTCTGAAGAACAGGTTCTGCAGTGTCAGACACTGATTTTAATAAGGAACTTTCATTTGTTCAATTTGTATAAAGCTGTaatgaaaatgtgatgtttgtgtTGTGAATATCTTCTGCAAACCTGTAACAACTTTTCTTTTACATGATAACAAAGATGATTCAGTGTGTTcaaattttgattaaaaaaataataattttaccaCACTGTGACACAGCAGtgaataaaatatacaaaatccAGAATGAGATTTTAGCTTGTTTGGGTTTTATTAATTTTTAGTAAACCTATATTTAGCATTGTATTACGCCATAGTGATAAACTGTTATTGACTGCTgtcattttatctttttcaggAGCTTATAGATGCTGGAACCATAGGTGACGTGATGCATATTCAGCACCTGGAGCCTGTAAGAATACAGATTTctaaaataataatacataCAACTCCCTGTGGcatgttctattttttttttttttccagattttaaaatgtgattcttTGGTGTTCTGTGGTGACAAAAGCAGTTGGGCCTTATTCTTCAGTTACTCTGATGTTGTGATCATTAACCCATCATATCAAGAAATACAGAAGTGACTTTATTTACAATGTTCCCTCTGTTGATGCATTGGGTGACGTTGGTTTAACTCGCGGCATCAGTCATGAAAACTAACCAAACCTACTGTGCAAACTGCTATGACCACCGCTGTCAGTGGGAGCAGACACTGCAATAGACAGTGCTGTAGAGATACACCATTGTGACAGTTTATAACAATGATTCATTAGTGTGATTTAAAAGCTTCTACTTAATCTGTGAACAACAGTATTACATATATATGAAATTGCACATCGACCACAATTTATTGCACATATTTGATGTCAGATTAACAGCCATGAGAAATGGCAGCTTTGCTTTACTTGAATtgtaaaatacatttgttttgatgttgAAGCAGCTTTAATCACTGAGTGAGATATTCATTAGTTTTCCTCAACGAAACAAACAACTAAGCTTTCAAACACTGATTTTTCCAACAAACTCAATgatcttggtgaatgtaaatctcGTGTTCAGGAAGTGTCACTTCTTCATCACAATATACTAATAGAATCTGTACagtttcactgctgtgtgtggtttcaggtCGGTTACTATCACTTTGCGCACTCGTTCGTTCGGGGAAACTGGAGGAATGAAGCTGAGAGCTCGTTCGCCCTTCTGGCCAAGTCGTGCCATGATATTGACCTGATTCACCACTGGGCTGGAGCACGAAGGTAGCTCAGACACCAGTCTGTGGGATCTGAAggggatggtttttttttcctgtttttattctaAGGGTAAACCATTAATGGAACATTTTGTCCTTTCCAGATGTGTCAAAGTGTCATCGTTCGGATCCCTCAGCCACTTTCAAAAACAAGACAAGGTGTGGAGCCTGACCATTAATCATTGTTAGACAGAAATCAACAGCCCACGCATGGAGAAACTACTATTGATTGACATGAAAAGAAATGCTTTTCAGGGTTATTCAATTTCTAATGGTGTCTGTTTGATAGTTGGAAGAAATCTGTCCTCTTGTTATTCATTCCTCACCAGCCGACAGGTGCTGCCGATCGCTGCCTTGATTGTTCCATAGAGAGGGAGTGTCCTTACTCGGCATGCAGAATTTACCTGGACAGGGTGAAAAAGGTGAACAGTTTTTTACATTCCTGAGAGCCAAACGACCTCtaacaaaaaactaaaagccTGTGTTGTAAAACATGTGAGGGTGTTTTCTTTAattgtgttcatatttttcGTGCGCTGTGTCAGGGTCACACCGGCTGGCCCGTGTCAGTCATATGTCCAAACTCACTCCCGGACCTGGAGACAGTGACCGAGGCGCTGAGGACCGGACCTTATGGCCGCTGTGTCTATGAGTGTGACAATGATGTCTGCAGCAACCAGGTCAGAAAACACTCTGAACGGTGACAGTCTTACAGAACACCTGACAAGTCATTATGTTCCATTAGAAGCTCTGTACCTTGTCTCTTTGGTTTGATTTTGTTAATACGCAGGTTGTGAATATGGAGTTTGAAGGTGGTCTGACAGCAGCTTTTACCATGGTGGCTTTCACTGAAGAGATCTGCAATCGAAGAACAACCATCTATGGCAGCAAGGTAAGGTATTCAAGAACGGAGACAGCGGAAAATACAAGAGGGGAACAGAAATCTCGCCGAGAGAGTGATGATTCTCAATTATTCAAGTAAAGAGTTATTTCTCTCTTGTGACAGCAAATCTTCACAAGCGTAGATTATTCTTTGAGCAGCCTTTAAGACCAGAGAGGAACACAGAGTGAAGTTACTGTATCAGAGGAAGACATATTGATTCTGTCTGGGGCCAAATGAACAGTGAGCTGCTTCTCTTCAGGGGGAGCTTTCATGTGATGGCCGCGAGATACGCGTGTTTGACTTCCTGACCCAGAGGGCCACAAAGCACACGGCACCCAGTGATGCTCCGAAGCACTTCGGCATGACGGGACACGGCGGAGCAGACTACCACCTGATGGACGCCTTCATCTCTGCGGTGGCTGTGAGCGGGCCGCTCGTGGATTTAAAGCCGAGTGTGTGTATTACCTGCGACGGCTGATGTGttgtgaacgtgtgtgtttgcagaacaACGATCCATCCCTGATCCGGTCGGGTCCCGAGGAGACGCTGCACAGTCACTTGTTGGTGTTTGACGCTGAGCGGTCGCGGCTGGAGAGCCGAGTGGTGCACTGTGGTGACAAGGAGCACAGCTAGGAGACGATCAAACTTTTAGAGCTTTTTAGCGATCAGCCATTTCATGACGGCAAGGCAGATCTCCTTTTAAATAGTTAATGTCAGTGAAACTAAAAAGTGCCATACATTTTAAACACCGTCAGCCAAATCTGTGCATTTTGAGCTTTATTTGAAAAGTTAGATCAACTGGGTGAAAATTAATTAGTACAAATTTTTTTGAGCGTATCATGGGAATGTAAAAGAAGACAACTTTTAGGTGAACAACTGATACTTTTCAGTGTATCTCTACAGCATGCacttcagcttgttttcatgttttttgctCAGTCATATTTCCAGCTGCTCAGAATTTCCCTATGTGGGCTTAATAAAGTCTGATCTTGTCTTATGTTGCGTGAGTCCAGTCAGTGTTGTTGCTCTGAAGATGAAGGGTAAATGAACAAACTTTGTCAAGCTTCTGGATATAATTAACCcaataaaatcattttgggGAAAATCACTTACCCTCTTTGACCAGTGTGAGCCGATCCTCTCTCCTCAAGATGGtgcagcaagaaggtcctggattcaaataccagctggggcctttctgtgtggagtttgcatgttctccctgtgggttCTCTtcaggtactccagcttccttccACTCCAGAATCGTGTATGTCAGGTTAATTGTCGACCCTGAATTGCTCCGGTGAGAATGTGAGTGTGGATGATTGTCTTTTAGCCCTGTGACAGATTGGTAAACTGTCCAGGATGTACCCCGTCCTCACCCTGAAGTaactgggattgactccagcaccCTGCATGTGGGGTTAAAATCATGCCAAAACCTCACAAAtacat
The DNA window shown above is from Salarias fasciatus chromosome 20, fSalaFa1.1, whole genome shotgun sequence and carries:
- the LOC115407931 gene encoding uncharacterized protein LOC115407931 isoform X1 encodes the protein MGHSSSHVDRMASPVSVIVVGAGCRGENYSMFASIHPQRMKVVAVADPRKFARTKLQKQHKIADENVFEDWHRVIERDKFADAVCVCTPDRLHKEPAVAFAKKGYHVLLEKPMATTAEDCREIVEACTQSGVILSVGHVLRYDPLIRMIKELIDAGTIGDVMHIQHLEPVGYYHFAHSFVRGNWRNEAESSFALLAKSCHDIDLIHHWAGARRCVKVSSFGSLSHFQKQDKPTGAADRCLDCSIERECPYSACRIYLDRVKKGHTGWPVSVICPNSLPDLETVTEALRTGPYGRCVYECDNDVCSNQVVNMEFEGGLTAAFTMVAFTEEICNRRTTIYGSKGELSCDGREIRVFDFLTQRATKHTAPSDAPKHFGMTGHGGADYHLMDAFISAVANNDPSLIRSGPEETLHSHLLVFDAERSRLESRVVHCGDKEHS
- the LOC115407931 gene encoding uncharacterized protein LOC115407931 isoform X2, which produces MASPVSVIVVGAGCRGENYSMFASIHPQRMKVVAVADPRKFARTKLQKQHKIADENVFEDWHRVIERDKFADAVCVCTPDRLHKEPAVAFAKKGYHVLLEKPMATTAEDCREIVEACTQSGVILSVGHVLRYDPLIRMIKELIDAGTIGDVMHIQHLEPVGYYHFAHSFVRGNWRNEAESSFALLAKSCHDIDLIHHWAGARRCVKVSSFGSLSHFQKQDKPTGAADRCLDCSIERECPYSACRIYLDRVKKGHTGWPVSVICPNSLPDLETVTEALRTGPYGRCVYECDNDVCSNQVVNMEFEGGLTAAFTMVAFTEEICNRRTTIYGSKGELSCDGREIRVFDFLTQRATKHTAPSDAPKHFGMTGHGGADYHLMDAFISAVANNDPSLIRSGPEETLHSHLLVFDAERSRLESRVVHCGDKEHS